In Mycoplasmopsis maculosa, one genomic interval encodes:
- a CDS encoding bacteriocin gives MNKTNLFKKINENELANISGGSAVAIISTIVPLALSAISAIASVVKMFQTNSGEIKNKDNSIKWNEEKTLINEKNMKNTEVKYIQPVYVAY, from the coding sequence ATGAATAAAACTAATTTATTTAAAAAAATAAATGAAAATGAATTAGCAAACATTAGTGGTGGTTCAGCAGTGGCTATAATTAGCACAATAGTTCCCTTGGCTTTATCAGCAATATCAGCCATAGCATCTGTTGTTAAGATGTTCCAAACAAATAGTGGAGAAATAAAAAATAAAGATAATTCAATTAAGTGAAATGAAGAAAAAACATTAATAAATGAAAAAAATATGAAAAATACAGAAGTAAAATATATACAACCTGTTTATGTTGCTTATTAA
- a CDS encoding MscL family protein, whose amino-acid sequence MFKKSVKEAWSVVKRGNMFMLAIGLLLGQSFNAVVSSLAKLIFSFIPGIDKIGEGTLFLEFVSALVSFLVVATFIFLMLIIVFLIKNAIISARLKKHPPVATIAAPSVEENILAELKEMNKRLAEHHQK is encoded by the coding sequence ATGTTTAAAAAATCAGTAAAAGAAGCATGAAGCGTTGTTAAACGTGGAAATATGTTTATGCTTGCTATCGGGCTTTTATTAGGACAGTCATTTAATGCTGTTGTTAGTTCATTAGCAAAATTAATTTTTAGCTTTATCCCTGGAATTGATAAAATTGGTGAGGGTACTTTATTCTTAGAATTTGTTTCAGCTTTAGTTTCATTCTTAGTTGTTGCTACATTTATTTTCTTAATGTTAATTATTGTATTCTTAATTAAAAATGCTATTATATCAGCAAGACTTAAGAAACATCCACCAGTTGCAACAATTGCAGCTCCTTCAGTTGAAGAAAATATTTTAGCTGAATTAAAAGAAATGAATAAAAGATTGGCTGAACACCACCAAAAATAA
- the grpE gene encoding nucleotide exchange factor GrpE translates to MKLDLEKNILSKGDKIIIDVNVYNKDILVKKLSTKNYSLILGGKFYLPFLSKMLVGKTLNKKIIFNYLVEEDNKSLKEFVNEELKVEVKINDYVESKYVKSKNSNIQLKEHISSLEKIIKEKDFELSKKLVSIPEDKKKEIERYSLQKFFEEFSKYYSVFKFTTEKLVLKAQEEEDSNRLKLLSNYKATIWQFDELFKNFGLEEIRPIFGEQFDPNTQKVMDQFIDDELESNTIINVLSIGYKLYDRVIKVANVVTSLKSTDVQAKKILEEKGPENSYLKK, encoded by the coding sequence ATGAAATTAGATTTAGAAAAAAATATATTATCAAAAGGTGACAAAATAATAATTGATGTAAATGTCTATAATAAAGACATTTTAGTTAAAAAACTTTCAACTAAAAATTATTCTTTGATTCTAGGAGGAAAATTTTATTTACCTTTTCTTTCAAAAATGCTTGTTGGTAAAACTTTAAATAAAAAAATTATTTTTAATTATTTAGTAGAAGAAGACAACAAATCATTAAAAGAATTCGTTAATGAAGAATTAAAAGTTGAGGTTAAAATTAATGATTATGTAGAAAGTAAATATGTTAAATCAAAGAATTCAAATATTCAATTAAAAGAACATATTAGTTCTTTAGAAAAAATTATTAAAGAAAAAGATTTTGAACTATCTAAAAAATTGGTTTCTATACCAGAAGATAAAAAGAAAGAAATTGAAAGATATTCATTACAAAAGTTTTTTGAAGAGTTTTCTAAATATTATTCAGTATTTAAATTTACAACTGAAAAATTAGTTTTAAAAGCTCAAGAAGAGGAAGATTCTAATAGATTGAAATTACTTTCTAATTACAAAGCTACAATTTGACAATTTGATGAATTATTTAAAAATTTTGGACTAGAAGAAATAAGACCTATTTTTGGAGAACAATTTGATCCTAATACTCAAAAGGTTATGGATCAGTTTATTGATGATGAATTAGAATCTAATACAATAATTAATGTTTTATCAATAGGATATAAACTATATGATAGAGTTATAAAAGTTGCTAATGTTGTTACAAGTTTAAAGTCAACAGATGTTCAAGCTAAAAAAATATTAGAAGAAAAGGGTCCTGAAAATTCTTATTTAAAAAAATAA
- the mgtA gene encoding magnesium-translocating P-type ATPase, translating into MALNKKILNNQENENAKNQLIVASKMSNKELFEIYNSSSQGLETEEIIENNKEKYGVNILSKKSKNTVLKRFVDAFLNPFSIILFVLAIISMITDIILPIYDKDQNTGAEPATMIIILCMILISGILHIVEDTRSSSSAEKLVNMIQTTTKVERNGIRYEIPLDKVVVGDIIILAAGDIIPADVKILNAKDLFVSQSSLTGESESIEKFANLIDGKNYENVTDRHNLAFMGSNVISGSAKAMVIVTGDRTYLGQVAQKINAKPVKTSFEKGIASISWLLLKIMLVVVPIVFIISGLRGYLSDSNRDANKWLEAFMFAISVAVGLTPEMLPVIVTSTLAKGAVSMSKRKTIVKSLNSIQNFGAMDVFCTDKTGTLTLDQVVLERHLNISGEDDINVLKHGFLNSYYQTGLKNLLDLSIIEKTEELSELHEELDNLSSNYVKVDEIPFDFVRKRMSVLVKRKKEDSLLMITKGAMEEILSICNRIEYNGEIINLDEKMSKKVMKQVDELNDQGMRVIGVARKNDPSNVGEFSVRDENDMTLIGYLAFLDPPKESTASAIENLYENGVDVKILTGDNARVTKAICAKVGIPSDHIVLGKDVMNMDDETLRAEVEKYNIFAKLSPDQKARIINALRINGHVVGYMGDGINDAPAMKAADVSISVDTAVDIAKESANIILLEKDLNVLNTGIIEGRKTYANMNKYIKMTVSSNFGNIISILIASMMLPFVPLVAAQILFMNLIYDISCGAIPWDNVDKEFLRKPKTWETKSIIKFMLWFGPASTLIDLLSFVILQFVFLPLLYPNIEVNGPEWQSLFQTAWFIISMWTQSIIIHFIRTEKLPFVKSKPGWLLLLFSILGIVIVTTSPYIPILNTALKLSILNPYFYILLGSLVILYILLVMLVKFIYIKKYKELL; encoded by the coding sequence ATGGCTTTAAATAAAAAAATATTAAATAATCAAGAAAATGAAAATGCTAAAAATCAATTAATAGTTGCTTCTAAAATGTCAAATAAAGAACTTTTTGAAATTTATAATTCATCAAGTCAAGGTTTAGAAACAGAAGAAATAATTGAAAACAACAAAGAAAAATATGGTGTAAATATTTTAAGTAAAAAAAGTAAAAATACCGTTTTAAAAAGATTTGTAGATGCTTTTTTAAATCCTTTTTCAATAATTTTATTTGTTTTAGCAATAATTTCTATGATTACAGATATTATTTTGCCTATTTATGATAAAGATCAAAATACTGGAGCAGAACCAGCAACTATGATTATTATACTTTGTATGATTTTAATAAGTGGTATTTTACACATTGTTGAAGATACAAGAAGTAGTAGTTCAGCTGAAAAACTAGTCAATATGATCCAAACTACAACAAAAGTTGAAAGAAATGGAATTAGATACGAAATTCCATTGGACAAAGTTGTTGTTGGGGACATAATAATATTAGCTGCTGGAGATATAATACCTGCTGATGTTAAAATTTTAAATGCAAAAGACTTATTTGTTTCTCAATCCTCTTTGACAGGTGAAAGTGAATCGATAGAAAAATTTGCTAACTTAATAGATGGAAAAAATTATGAAAATGTTACTGATAGACATAATTTAGCTTTTATGGGATCTAATGTTATTTCAGGTTCAGCTAAAGCAATGGTTATAGTAACAGGAGATAGAACTTATTTAGGACAAGTGGCACAAAAAATTAATGCTAAACCAGTTAAAACAAGTTTTGAAAAAGGTATAGCGTCAATTTCATGACTTTTATTAAAAATAATGCTTGTTGTAGTGCCTATTGTTTTCATAATTTCAGGATTAAGAGGTTATTTATCTGATTCTAATAGAGATGCTAATAAATGATTAGAAGCATTTATGTTTGCAATCTCAGTTGCTGTTGGACTTACGCCAGAAATGCTTCCTGTTATTGTAACTAGTACTCTTGCTAAAGGTGCTGTTTCAATGTCTAAAAGAAAAACAATTGTTAAGAGCTTAAATTCAATACAAAATTTTGGTGCAATGGATGTTTTTTGTACAGATAAAACTGGAACATTGACTTTAGACCAAGTTGTTTTAGAAAGACATCTAAACATTTCTGGTGAAGATGATATAAATGTTTTAAAACATGGCTTTTTAAATAGTTATTATCAAACTGGTTTAAAAAATTTACTTGATTTATCAATTATTGAAAAAACAGAAGAATTAAGTGAATTACATGAAGAATTAGACAATTTATCTTCTAATTATGTTAAAGTTGATGAAATACCTTTTGATTTTGTTCGTAAAAGAATGAGTGTTCTTGTAAAAAGAAAAAAAGAAGATTCGTTATTAATGATAACAAAAGGAGCAATGGAAGAAATATTATCCATTTGTAATAGAATAGAATATAATGGTGAAATTATTAATTTAGACGAAAAAATGTCTAAAAAAGTAATGAAACAAGTAGATGAACTAAATGATCAAGGAATGCGTGTTATTGGTGTTGCTAGAAAAAACGACCCTTCTAATGTAGGTGAGTTTAGTGTAAGAGATGAAAATGATATGACTTTAATAGGCTATTTAGCATTTTTAGATCCGCCAAAAGAATCAACAGCTTCTGCTATTGAAAACCTCTATGAAAATGGAGTTGACGTAAAAATACTTACAGGTGATAATGCAAGAGTAACAAAAGCTATTTGTGCAAAAGTTGGAATACCTTCAGACCATATTGTATTAGGTAAAGACGTAATGAATATGGATGATGAAACTTTAAGAGCAGAAGTAGAAAAATATAACATTTTTGCTAAATTAAGCCCTGATCAAAAAGCTAGAATAATAAATGCTTTGAGAATAAATGGACATGTTGTAGGATACATGGGTGATGGTATAAATGATGCGCCTGCTATGAAAGCAGCTGATGTTTCTATATCAGTTGATACTGCTGTTGATATTGCAAAAGAAAGCGCAAATATTATTCTTCTTGAAAAAGATTTAAATGTATTAAACACAGGAATAATAGAGGGTAGAAAAACTTATGCAAATATGAATAAATATATAAAAATGACAGTAAGTAGTAATTTTGGAAATATTATAAGTATTTTAATTGCATCAATGATGTTGCCATTTGTTCCATTAGTAGCAGCTCAAATATTATTCATGAATTTAATTTATGATATATCATGTGGTGCTATTCCTTGAGATAATGTTGATAAGGAATTTTTAAGAAAACCTAAGACTTGAGAAACGAAAAGCATAATTAAATTTATGCTATGATTTGGACCTGCAAGTACGCTGATTGATTTACTTTCATTTGTAATATTACAATTTGTATTTTTACCTTTACTTTATCCTAATATAGAAGTAAATGGACCTGAATGACAATCATTATTTCAAACTGCATGGTTTATAATTTCAATGTGAACTCAAAGTATAATAATCCATTTCATTAGAACAGAAAAACTTCCATTTGTAAAATCAAAACCTGGCTGATTATTATTACTTTTTTCAATTTTAGGAATCGTAATTGTTACAACAAGCCCTTATATTCCAATATTAAACACTGCATTAAAATTATCTATTTTAAATCCATATTTTTATATTTTATTAGGTTCATTAGTTATTCTATACATTTTACTAGTTATGTTGGTAAAATTCATATACATAAAAAAATATAAAGAATTATTATAA
- the hrcA gene encoding heat-inducible transcriptional repressor HrcA — translation MKNKNEVLTEDLKFVLKNIVEIYIETGYPVSSLELTKRNLIDFSSAKARYLLNELENLGYLEKTHTSSGRIPSTKGYEYYAKNLAIDENESIKERIKDIFAKRRMNIDQTINEVAKIITDSVGATLVITESNEGTLLKHLQLVPLNDQDATIILVNSDGEVSSRTINLDTSKVSMNDLKIAIRIFKERLIDVPLVKLGEMAVALKPILSLKIKNYEDLLEDFINGIFIFKFVNKNNIHGKSNIILADEISREDLNKILYTIENKSIWETIEAETEEDENIKIAIRDDHSSYISTKISSSKIKEISLVGSNRMDYSKALKALEAFNEVFKNNKD, via the coding sequence ATGAAAAATAAAAATGAAGTTTTAACAGAAGATTTAAAATTTGTTTTAAAGAATATTGTTGAAATATATATTGAAACAGGGTATCCTGTTAGCAGCTTAGAGTTGACTAAAAGAAATTTAATTGATTTTTCAAGTGCAAAAGCTAGATATTTATTAAACGAGTTAGAAAATTTAGGATATTTAGAAAAAACTCACACGTCAAGTGGAAGAATACCTTCTACAAAAGGTTATGAGTATTATGCTAAAAATTTAGCTATTGATGAAAATGAATCAATAAAAGAAAGAATAAAAGATATTTTCGCTAAAAGAAGAATGAATATAGATCAAACTATAAATGAAGTAGCCAAAATAATTACTGATTCTGTTGGTGCTACTTTAGTTATAACAGAAAGTAATGAAGGCACATTATTAAAACACTTACAATTAGTACCTTTAAATGATCAAGATGCTACAATTATTTTAGTTAATTCGGATGGAGAAGTATCTTCAAGAACAATTAATTTAGACACTAGTAAAGTATCTATGAATGATTTAAAAATTGCTATTAGAATTTTTAAGGAAAGATTAATTGATGTTCCTCTTGTTAAATTAGGTGAAATGGCAGTAGCGCTAAAACCAATTTTAAGTTTAAAAATTAAAAATTATGAAGATTTATTAGAAGATTTTATTAATGGAATTTTTATATTTAAATTTGTAAACAAAAATAATATACACGGAAAAAGCAATATTATTTTAGCTGATGAAATCTCTAGAGAGGATTTAAATAAAATTCTCTATACCATTGAAAATAAATCAATTTGGGAAACAATTGAAGCAGAAACGGAAGAAGATGAAAATATAAAAATAGCAATTAGAGATGATCATAGTTCATATATTTCAACTAAAATTTCATCAAGCAAAATTAAAGAAATTTCATTAGTTGGTTCAAATAGAATGGATTATTCAAAAGCATTAAAAGCTTTAGAAGCATTTAATGAAGTATTTAAAAATAATAAGGATTAA
- the rpsD gene encoding 30S ribosomal protein S4 — translation MRYLGPVFKKARRYGISILETGKEFEKGRKRTYAPGQHGNKRVKLSDYGLHLYEKQKIKFIYGLSEKQMHKAFLRASKMKGVAGTNLLQLLESRLDNLVYRAGFAATRRQARQLVSHAHFLLNGKKVNIPSIIVKPGDVITLKEASRKNVQITASLEAKPAAAWLSVKDFAATFNRLPDRSELNQEVKENFVIEFYSK, via the coding sequence ATGAGATACTTAGGTCCAGTTTTTAAAAAAGCTCGTCGTTATGGAATTTCAATTCTTGAAACAGGTAAAGAATTTGAAAAAGGAAGAAAACGTACATACGCACCAGGTCAACACGGAAACAAACGTGTAAAATTATCAGATTATGGTTTACACTTATACGAAAAACAAAAAATTAAATTTATATATGGTTTAAGTGAAAAACAAATGCACAAAGCATTCTTACGTGCATCAAAAATGAAAGGTGTTGCAGGTACAAACTTATTACAATTATTAGAAAGCAGATTAGATAATTTAGTTTATCGTGCAGGTTTTGCAGCAACAAGAAGACAAGCTCGTCAATTAGTTAGTCACGCTCACTTTTTATTAAATGGTAAAAAAGTTAATATTCCATCAATTATTGTTAAACCAGGAGATGTTATTACATTAAAAGAAGCATCTCGTAAAAATGTTCAAATTACAGCTTCATTAGAAGCTAAACCAGCAGCAGCTTGATTATCAGTTAAAGACTTTGCTGCAACATTCAACAGATTACCAGATAGATCAGAATTAAATCAAGAAGTTAAAGAAAACTTTGTAATTGAGTTCTATTCAAAATAG
- the rplU gene encoding 50S ribosomal protein L21, protein MLAIIETGGKQILVKEGETIFIEKIEGEVGTEVVFDKVLLVGDKIGAPFVKSAKVTGEIQKQGRAKKIIVYRHNAKSTHKRKLGHRQPYTRVKITSIKG, encoded by the coding sequence ATGTTAGCAATTATCGAAACTGGAGGCAAACAAATTTTAGTTAAAGAAGGTGAAACAATTTTTATCGAAAAAATTGAAGGAGAAGTTGGAACAGAAGTTGTTTTCGACAAAGTTCTTTTAGTTGGTGATAAAATTGGTGCTCCTTTTGTAAAAAGCGCAAAAGTTACTGGAGAAATCCAAAAACAAGGTAGAGCTAAAAAAATTATCGTTTACCGTCACAACGCTAAGTCTACACACAAACGTAAACTTGGTCACCGTCAACCTTATACACGTGTTAAAATTACTTCTATTAAAGGATAA
- the rpmE gene encoding 50S ribosomal protein L31: MKKDLHPDYQIVEATCSTCGTKFKFGSTKKTISVDVCSGCHVVYTGDKAKTKATGMIDKFNQRLAKANKK; this comes from the coding sequence ATGAAAAAAGATTTACACCCAGATTATCAAATTGTTGAAGCAACATGCTCAACTTGTGGTACAAAATTCAAATTTGGTTCTACTAAAAAAACAATTTCTGTTGATGTTTGTTCAGGATGTCACGTTGTTTATACAGGTGACAAGGCAAAAACAAAAGCTACTGGTATGATTGATAAATTTAACCAAAGACTTGCAAAAGCAAATAAAAAATAA
- a CDS encoding MAG5620 family putative phospho-sugar mutase, whose translation MRQANNNNNKNTLFWCNNSLVLKAYGKNAISDFSLSLLIDLFQKHIFIGNNKKILVSYQGNIKNYKLVEKINYCIAKHEHFVYNYGKKSSFDISLDDVALRHNNLDYVVKIYGYKKNVYKIRVYDKSNMFLNNDVFRKIYEQYNKFDSKDYTGEIISNSYLTKKINVEELISIQCSHEELLKDFTYIKSRYKSKSLMFSQNDFTKKTLSKLFNNYESDVDVLNKPTLSENDLFLKTIFDKSIFQRKKIQSIFKINDFSNIETYLYVDKKYKYFNENQLMLLYLDFLINELKRSGINTKELFVILPYNASFQIVELLKFYDVKYHYYNQKNINNFLNNENCLLTYANNKFNTNPRFSKVFNIYYFLISLIWMLNSFRNRNNLLSFKWKELYENHGLVLYKHKEYKFDNSKIKSFIDIVSRNFNVTKAYFKNLKIYKSFMDDKYTLFKFTSDKKHQIIVFYDYITEKLIFDYQFCLESNKTSVSWYLDYLQMFFKFKKWMRQAIKSNVSNLENSIDMSKTIEYK comes from the coding sequence ATGCGTCAAGCAAATAATAACAATAATAAAAATACATTATTTTGATGTAATAATTCATTAGTTTTAAAAGCTTATGGCAAGAATGCCATAAGTGATTTTTCTTTATCGTTATTAATAGATTTGTTTCAAAAGCACATATTTATAGGCAATAATAAAAAAATATTAGTTTCATACCAAGGAAATATTAAAAATTATAAATTAGTAGAAAAAATTAATTATTGTATTGCTAAACATGAACATTTTGTATACAATTATGGCAAAAAAAGTTCATTTGATATAAGTTTAGATGATGTTGCGCTTAGACATAATAATTTAGATTATGTTGTTAAAATTTATGGTTATAAAAAAAATGTTTACAAGATAAGAGTTTATGATAAATCAAATATGTTCTTGAACAATGATGTTTTTAGAAAAATATACGAACAATATAATAAATTCGATAGTAAAGATTATACTGGTGAAATAATATCAAATAGCTATTTAACAAAAAAAATAAATGTAGAAGAATTAATAAGTATTCAATGTTCACATGAAGAATTATTAAAAGATTTTACTTATATTAAATCTAGGTATAAAAGTAAATCGTTAATGTTTAGTCAAAATGATTTTACAAAAAAAACATTAAGTAAACTTTTTAATAATTACGAATCTGATGTTGATGTTTTAAATAAACCTACTTTATCGGAAAATGATTTATTTTTAAAAACAATTTTTGATAAATCTATATTTCAAAGAAAAAAAATTCAAAGTATCTTTAAAATAAATGATTTTTCAAACATTGAAACATATCTTTACGTTGATAAAAAATACAAATATTTTAATGAAAATCAATTAATGCTTTTATACTTAGATTTTTTAATTAATGAATTAAAAAGAAGCGGCATAAACACAAAGGAATTGTTTGTTATATTGCCATATAATGCATCATTTCAAATCGTTGAATTATTGAAATTTTATGATGTAAAGTATCATTACTATAATCAAAAAAATATAAATAATTTTTTAAATAATGAAAATTGTTTATTAACTTATGCAAATAATAAATTTAATACTAATCCTCGTTTTTCAAAAGTTTTTAATATTTATTATTTTTTAATAAGTTTAATTTGAATGTTAAATAGTTTTAGAAATCGTAATAATTTACTAAGTTTTAAATGAAAAGAATTGTATGAAAATCATGGGTTGGTTTTATATAAACATAAGGAATATAAATTTGATAACTCTAAAATAAAAAGCTTTATTGATATAGTTTCAAGAAATTTTAATGTTACAAAAGCTTATTTTAAGAATTTAAAAATATATAAATCATTTATGGATGATAAATATACATTGTTTAAATTTACAAGTGATAAAAAACATCAAATAATTGTTTTTTATGATTATATTACCGAAAAACTTATATTTGATTATCAATTTTGTTTAGAAAGTAATAAAACTTCTGTATCATGATATTTGGATTATTTACAAATGTTTTTTAAATTTAAAAAATGAATGCGTCAAGCTATAAAATCTAATGTTTCAAATTTAGAAAATTCTATAGATATGTCAAAAACTATTGAATATAAATAA
- a CDS encoding MnuA family membrane nuclease: protein MKKNKNILHLLKKTSILTGVLSLPIFLSASCTNNEEKPKSKVNEGNTSSSKSNENVGNHSTPSIIKIDDINDRHEENNEEIEGITIDEWIRNTIIPNTTVSLSKKIIDNKKALLPSSIDEKNFRIKIKDVTNADLKLNGIHRSKKVIYNDKNGSIIVKVIYTIDEDNYEKDFLFEGFKINKKASSNNELENSNSEKPKPDKPNKPSRSNNETNDISESVSSNAERIRLASWNVLNFGDGTLKNDFKVETLSSIIDKQGYDVVGLMELDDESAAPAIANWLNKKQKNANWKVVQSDRKLTNSNKNSAEYAAFIYKSNLLEISGFKNSNEQWLAYDDTGWVNYEGSKEKYRGYSRPPFGVKFKTKTKIKNDFTFVVSHLDSPGAAKDEEKSKLLKYAQGAQESNEAANLHNVMNWFDKKDGQNDDLFFMGDTNIKFKNSDKAFENLNINGYKTIFDERKEFFSSLNTKNGYANPYDKLFAKTNLIVTNPKVYALDRVTTDGTLKHLNISNLSQFVEWAKRTTGKSYSSQWAAIRSISDHNPISVDIILNSNDTN, encoded by the coding sequence ATGAAAAAAAATAAAAATATTTTACACTTATTAAAAAAAACTTCAATATTAACAGGAGTATTATCTTTACCTATTTTTTTAAGTGCATCATGCACAAATAATGAAGAAAAACCAAAAAGCAAAGTTAATGAGGGTAATACTTCAAGCTCTAAATCTAATGAAAATGTTGGAAATCACTCAACACCATCAATAATAAAAATAGATGATATTAATGATAGACATGAAGAAAACAATGAAGAAATCGAAGGTATTACAATAGATGAATGAATAAGAAATACCATTATACCTAATACTACAGTTAGCTTATCAAAAAAAATAATAGATAATAAAAAAGCATTATTGCCTTCAAGCATCGATGAAAAAAACTTTAGAATAAAAATAAAAGATGTAACAAATGCTGATTTGAAATTAAATGGAATTCATAGAAGCAAAAAAGTTATTTATAACGACAAAAATGGATCAATTATTGTAAAAGTAATATATACAATAGATGAAGATAATTATGAAAAAGATTTTCTATTTGAAGGATTTAAAATAAATAAAAAAGCTTCTTCAAATAATGAATTAGAAAACAGTAATTCAGAAAAACCTAAACCAGACAAACCTAATAAACCTTCAAGATCTAATAATGAAACTAATGATATTTCAGAAAGTGTTTCATCTAATGCTGAAAGAATTAGATTAGCTTCTTGAAATGTTTTAAACTTTGGTGATGGAACCTTGAAAAATGATTTTAAAGTTGAAACTCTTTCTAGCATAATTGATAAACAAGGCTATGATGTTGTTGGTTTAATGGAATTAGATGATGAATCAGCTGCACCTGCAATAGCAAATTGATTAAACAAAAAGCAAAAAAATGCAAATTGAAAAGTTGTTCAATCAGATAGAAAACTAACAAATAGTAATAAAAATTCTGCTGAATATGCAGCATTTATATATAAAAGTAATTTATTAGAAATTTCTGGATTTAAGAATTCAAATGAACAATGATTAGCATATGACGATACAGGTTGAGTAAATTATGAAGGAAGTAAAGAAAAATACAGAGGATATAGTAGACCTCCATTTGGTGTTAAATTTAAAACAAAAACAAAAATTAAGAATGATTTCACCTTTGTAGTTTCACACTTAGATAGTCCTGGTGCTGCCAAGGATGAGGAAAAATCTAAATTATTAAAATATGCTCAAGGTGCACAAGAATCAAATGAAGCTGCTAATTTACATAATGTAATGAACTGATTTGATAAAAAAGATGGGCAAAATGATGATTTATTCTTTATGGGTGACACAAACATAAAATTTAAAAATTCAGACAAAGCTTTTGAAAATCTTAATATAAATGGATATAAAACAATTTTTGATGAAAGAAAAGAATTTTTCAGTTCATTAAATACTAAAAACGGATATGCAAATCCATATGATAAATTATTTGCTAAAACAAATTTAATTGTTACAAACCCTAAGGTTTACGCTTTGGACAGAGTTACTACAGACGGAACATTAAAACATTTAAATATTTCTAATTTAAGTCAATTCGTAGAATGAGCTAAAAGAACTACTGGTAAGTCTTATTCATCTCAATGAGCTGCTATTAGATCTATTTCAGATCATAATCCAATAAGTGTTGATATTATTTTAAATTCAAATGATACTAATTAA
- the rpmA gene encoding 50S ribosomal protein L27, giving the protein MAHTKAGGSTRNGRDSRGQRLGIKLGDGQFCTAGSIIFRQRGTKIFPGTNCGRGNDDTLYALITGYVKFEKRRNRTYASVYPERKVEVKSSK; this is encoded by the coding sequence ATGGCACACACGAAAGCCGGTGGTAGTACACGTAATGGACGTGACAGCCGTGGTCAAAGATTAGGTATTAAATTAGGTGACGGACAATTTTGTACAGCAGGATCAATTATTTTTAGACAAAGAGGAACAAAAATTTTTCCTGGTACAAATTGTGGACGTGGTAACGATGACACTCTATATGCGCTTATTACAGGATATGTAAAATTTGAAAAAAGAAGAAATAGAACATATGCCTCAGTATACCCAGAAAGAAAAGTTGAAGTTAAATCTTCAAAATAA
- a CDS encoding potassium channel family protein produces the protein MFKKTQDICVIGAGRFGSAVIDQLSKMNTSLLLIDKGEEILKEYADIAQKVVVADAANMKSLKALNIHEIDTVVVAVADNIEIVAALLELKVKNIIARAKTERHARVLNQIGVNVIIQPELEAGTRTALIAANQNFIKFSKNLIEVGDDFVMGTTLLNNPQYDSKAIKDVNFNKFGVSVVLVKRGTQNILPNGLTMLYKDDLLTLIGKVQDVTDVIGELNKQ, from the coding sequence ATGTTTAAAAAAACTCAAGATATATGTGTTATAGGAGCTGGACGTTTTGGTTCTGCTGTTATTGATCAACTTTCAAAAATGAATACTTCTTTATTACTTATTGATAAAGGAGAAGAAATACTAAAAGAATATGCAGATATTGCACAAAAAGTTGTTGTTGCTGATGCTGCAAATATGAAAAGTTTAAAAGCTTTAAATATTCATGAAATTGATACAGTTGTTGTTGCTGTTGCTGATAATATAGAAATTGTTGCTGCTTTATTAGAATTAAAGGTAAAAAATATAATTGCTAGAGCGAAAACTGAAAGACATGCACGTGTTTTAAATCAAATTGGTGTTAATGTTATTATTCAACCTGAGTTAGAGGCTGGAACAAGAACAGCATTAATTGCTGCAAATCAAAACTTTATAAAGTTTAGTAAAAACTTAATTGAAGTTGGAGACGACTTCGTTATGGGAACTACACTTTTAAACAATCCACAATATGATTCAAAGGCAATAAAAGATGTTAATTTTAATAAATTTGGAGTTAGTGTTGTTTTAGTAAAAAGAGGAACACAAAATATTTTACCGAATGGTTTAACTATGTTATATAAAGACGATTTATTGACTTTAATAGGAAAAGTTCAAGATGTAACAGATGTTATAGGTGAGCTTAATAAACAATAA